In Acidimicrobiales bacterium, the genomic window TCGAGCCGCGAAGATGGTCGGCGAGGACCAGGGACCACCCGAGGAGAGCAACGATGGGCGACCACGCACCCGTGCACGACTGGACCACCGACTTCGACCACACCGACGACGTGTGGGCGGCCGATCCGTACCCCATCTGGGACGAGCTACGGGAGACCTGCCCCGTCGCCCACACCGAGCGCTACGGCGGCGCCTGGCTCCCCACCCGGTGGGACGACGTGTCGGCCATCGCCAACGACACCGAGCGCTTCACCTCCCGGAGCATCATCGTCTCCAAGTTCCGTCCACCCGAGGAGCTGGCACCCGAGGGCATCGCGCCGCCCATCTCCTCCGACCCGCCCTTCCACGCCGGCGCCCGCCGGATGCTGCTGCCGATCTTCGCCCCTCAGCGCATCGACGAGCTCGAGCCGTCGACCCGGGACTACTGCGACGAGCTGATCGGGGCGATGCGCGGGCGCGACGTCGTCGACGCCGCCGCCGAGTACGCGCAGCACATCCCCGTCCGGGTGATCGCCACGATGCTCGGTCTGCCCGAGACCGACGCTGATGTCTTCCGCGGCTTCGTCCACCACGTCCTCGAGGGCGTTGCCCTGCCGATGGAGGAGCGGGCCGAGGGGATGCTCGCCCTCTTCGTCTACCTCCAGGGTCACATCGAGGACCACATGGCGAACCCGAAGGACGACCTCATCACGTTCCTGCTCGAGTCCGAGCTCAACGGTGAACCGCTCACCCCCTTCCACGTGGCCCGCACCATCGGCCTGCTCCTGATCGCCGGCATCGACACCACGTGGAGCGCCATCGGGGCCGGCATCTGGCACCTTGCGCGCACGCCCGCCGACCGCGAGCGCCTCGTCGCCGAGCCGGACCTCCTTCCGACCGCCATGGAGGAGCTGCTGCGGGCCTACGCCCCCGTCACCATGGCTCGCCTGGTGAAGGACGACGTGGAATGGAACGGCTGCCCCATGAAGAAGGACGAGTGGATCCTTCTCTCGTTCCCCTCCGCCAACCGCGACCCGGCGGCGTTCGACCGGCCCGACGAGGTCATCATCGACCGGCAGGCCAACCGTCACGCCGCGTTCGGGCTGGGCATCCACCGCTGCGCCGGCTCGCACCTGGCCCGCATGGAGATGCGGGTGGCGCTGGAGGCCTGGCTCGCTGCGTTCCCCACCTTCGAGCTCGCCGACCCCGACGCGGTGCGCTGGTCGGCCGGCCAGGTGCGAGGGCCGCGGGTCCTGCCGGTCAAGGTCCGCTAGGCACGACAGGGGCAGCGCCTGCTACCGGGCGGCACCTGCTACCGGGCGGCGACTGCTACCGAGCCGCGCCTCGGGCCACACGGTGCCGTCGGCCGTGGCGATCAAGTAGCCGTCGCCGGCTGACGTGGGGGCCATCCCCACCGCCGGGGTGGCGAGTCCGCGGTCGGCGGCGGAGCCGTGAAAGCTTGCCGAACCGAAGCTGAACACCCCGCCGTCCGACGCCACCAACCAGTAGCCCCCACCATCGGGCGCCGCTGCCATCCCCACGATCGGCGCGTTCAACCGCATGTCGCCCGCGCTGCCGTGGAAGCCCGCCGAACCGAAGCTGAACACCCCACCGTCGCCGCCGAGGAGCCAGTAGCCGGCGCGGTCGGGCGCGGGTGCCGCGCCCACCACGACCCAGTTGAGGGGGATCGACGTCGCCGAGCCGTGGGAGGTGGCCGAGCCACGGGGACGCACGTCGCCGAGGCCGGTGACCACAGCGTGGCCGGCATCGTCTGCCGCCGGGAGCACCGCCACCACGTCGGCCGGCACCGGCGGCAGGTCCATGGTGCCGCCGTCGCCCACCCACTCCCAGTGCCAGGGCTCGGGGCACGGCCCGCCGCCGGGCTTGGCCCAGCCGGGGTGGTTCCAGCCGAGGCGGCCGGCGTGGGCCTGGAGGAAGCGGAAACCGGGCGACGAGAAGCTCATGGGCGTCGCCTCGGAGAAGTCGGCGGCCTTGCCCCAGCCGTGCATCGAGGTGCCCTTCGGCCGCCCGTCGGGGTGGTACTGCACGGTAGCTGCACAGGCGGAGTTCCCGCGCGACGTCCAGGTCCGAGACACCGCCACCTGACCGCTGATCGAGCGGTAGCAGTCACGGGTGCCGAGGCGGACCCGCGCCGACGCCGCCTGGCGCAGCAGCAGCGCCAGGCTGGGCGCAGCCTCGCGGGCGACCCGGCAGCCAGGCGCGACGGTGATCAGCCGCTCGTCGGATACATAGCCGTTCTCGGCGCCGGCGAGTGGGGTCGGTCGGTTGTCCGGGTGGATCGCCGGAGGGTCGGCGGCCGCCGGGGCGGCGAGGCCGAGCAGGAGCAGCACCGAGGTGGCGGCTCCGAGGAACGTCCGGGCGATCGAGGTCATCACACCGGCATTGAACCATGCCCCCGGGAGCGGGCCGGGGCGGGGTCAGCCCACGAGCCGGGCGACCCAGCGGTCGGGCGCCACCTCGACGAAGGGGAAGTCCACCGCGTGTCGAGCGTCGCGGTCCCAGAAGAGGTGCGGGTGCTCGGCCGGGGTGCGGCACAGCACGTGCACGCTCACGCCGTCGCCGGGACCGGGGTTGCGGACGCGGTGCCAACCCTCGCCCTCCTCGGGCAGGAGGTAGGTGACGTCGCCCTGGTGCCAGACGTAGCGGGAGTCCTCCACCGGCTCGCCGTCGCGCTCGACGTAGCGAGTCTCCTCGTCGCCGCCCCGCAGGTAGCCGATGACTCCCCAGCAGCCGTGGAGGTGCACCCCGCTCGAGGTGCCCTCGGGGAACACGACGGCGAGCACGTGGAAGCGGCCGGCCGGGTCGGCGTGGAGCAGGTTTCCGACGGCCCCGCCCTCGTGGGGCTGCTCGGCCCAGGCCGGCACGCCGTCGGGGTCGGCGAGGAGCGCCTCCATGGCCGGACGCATGGCCTCGGCCCGAGCCCGGTCGGTCGTCAGGCGAGTGTCGCCAAGGGCCGAGTCGACGGTGGTGACGAGTGACTCGAGGGAGGTCGTCATGGCGCTCATCCTGTCAGTAGCGTCGCCGTCGATGCTCGACCGACGCGTCCCCCTGGCCTCCGCGCTGCCCACGCCCCTCGAGCGCCTCGACCGCCTCGCGGACGCCCTCGATCTGCCGCCGGGGACCCTGTGGGTCAAGCGCGACGACCTCACCGGCCTCGGTGGCGGCGGCAACAAGGTGCGCAAGCTCGAACACCTCTGCGCCGACGCCATCGTGCAGGGCTGCGACGTGCTCGTCACCGGTGGCGGCCGGCAGAGCAACCACGTGCGCCTCACCGTGGCCGCCGCCAACCGCCTGGGGATGGACGCCCGGGTGGTGCTCACCTCGACCCGGCCGTCGGTGCCCACGGGCAACGTCCTGCTCGACGAGCTGCTCGGTGCCGACGTGGTGTGGGCCGGGACGCTCGACTACTACGGCGCCGAGGCGGCGATCGACGAGGCCGCCGATGCCCTCGAGGCGGAGGGGCGCCGGCCCTACCGCATGCCGGTGGGTGGGGCGTCGGTGGTCGGGGCCCTCGGCTACGTCGCCGCCGCCCTCGAGCTGCGCGAGCAGCTCCCCGACGTCGGCCTCGTGGTGGTCGCCGACGGCTCCGGCGGGACCCATGCCGGCCTGGTGGCCGGCCTCGGAGACCACGGCCTGGTGCTCGGCGTCGACGTCGGGACCCGCCCCGACCTCACCGAGCGGGTGCCGGAGAAGGCACTGGAGGCCGCCGCACTCGCTGGCCTGCCCGCGCCGATCGGCGAGATCCGCCTCGACCGTGACCGGTTCGGCGACGGCTACGGGTCGCCCACGCCGGAGGCACGGGAGGCGCTCGACCTCGCCGCCCGCCACGAGGGCCTCCTCCTCGATCCCGTGTACACGGGCAAGGCCATGGCCGGTCTGGTGGCCGCAGCCCGCGAGGGCCGGATCGAACCGGGCACCAAGGTGGTGTTCCTCCACACCGGGGGCCTCCCCGCCATCTTCGCCCGCGGCTTCGCCGACTGGGTCCGCGACGGCGTCGCCAGGTGATCTGCTTCATCGCCGGCGATCACGACGCCATCACCGCGGTCCGCCTCACCCGACCTCACGCCGGAGGGACAGCGCCATCGCCGGCGTGCGATTCGACGTCGACGAGCTCAGCTGTCGACAGGACCCGAGGGTTCCTGGGCCGGCAAGCCGAGGCGCTCCACGGCGAGGCCGAGCTGCATCCCGAGCAAGCGGAGGTGGGCGGGCGCCACCTCGGGCCCGCCCACGAGGGCGTCGTAGACCACCTCTTGGGCGGGGGCGAGGTCGACGTGCACCTCGAGGTGCTCGGCGAGCCGCAGGAGGCTGAGCACGAGATCGGTGCCATCGGCGTCGCCGGCGACGGCGCGCGCCACCGCCTCGGCCACGTCGCGGTCGAGGTCGGTGGCGGCCATCGCCAGGAGAACCTCAGCCGAACCGGGCAGCGCCGACTCGATCCCGAAGGTCTCCGGCCCGAAGCACGCCGACAACAGGTCCAGGACCGTCGTCGCCGCCGCCCCGGACTCGATCGCGGCGAAGAGGTCGTCGGCGGCCAGACCGTCACTGGCCTCGTCGCTCGGCCGTGACGCTCCCCGGATCTGGAGCCCGCCGAGGTGCACGGCGCTCCAGGCGTGGGCGGTGCGCCGCCCCGTCCGCCGGTGCCGCAGTGTGGCGGTGCCCGCCACCGCGACGATCGAGCCGCTGGCAGCATGGCGCACCGACCGGGCCTCGACAGCGAAGGCGCCGAGGTCGTCCCCCGCCAACCCACCGAGGAGCTCGACCAGTGCCAGGTGGGCCACCACCCGGCGCTCGTCGACTCTGGCCGGCACCACGTGGTGGTGCCAGACGCGGGTGCCGTCGCCCTCCTCCGGCTGGTTGCTCTGGGCCCGGGACAAGACGTCGAGGAACGAGGCGACGGGCGGGTCCTCGCCGAGCTCCTCGAGCAGGTCGATGGCCCGGGCGGCGTAGCGAAGGCACTGGACGGTCTCGAGGCCGGCGAGGTCCCAGAAGAACCAGGCGCACGAGGTGTACATCAGCAGGGCGTGACGCTGCTGCTCGAGCAGCGTCAGTGCCTCGGTCAGGATGGCGTCGTCGGCACCGCTGCCCTTGACGTGCTCGGCAGCGAAGTCTTCGAGCCCCCGGGCGCCGACGACGACCTTGCCGTACGCGTCCCTGGCCGCCCACGGCTCCACCAGGACCGCCGAACCCCGGCGCTCGAAGACCTCGACGCCCGCGTCGC contains:
- a CDS encoding cytochrome P450 encodes the protein MGDHAPVHDWTTDFDHTDDVWAADPYPIWDELRETCPVAHTERYGGAWLPTRWDDVSAIANDTERFTSRSIIVSKFRPPEELAPEGIAPPISSDPPFHAGARRMLLPIFAPQRIDELEPSTRDYCDELIGAMRGRDVVDAAAEYAQHIPVRVIATMLGLPETDADVFRGFVHHVLEGVALPMEERAEGMLALFVYLQGHIEDHMANPKDDLITFLLESELNGEPLTPFHVARTIGLLLIAGIDTTWSAIGAGIWHLARTPADRERLVAEPDLLPTAMEELLRAYAPVTMARLVKDDVEWNGCPMKKDEWILLSFPSANRDPAAFDRPDEVIIDRQANRHAAFGLGIHRCAGSHLARMEMRVALEAWLAAFPTFELADPDAVRWSAGQVRGPRVLPVKVR
- a CDS encoding M15 family metallopeptidase; translation: MTSIARTFLGAATSVLLLLGLAAPAAADPPAIHPDNRPTPLAGAENGYVSDERLITVAPGCRVAREAAPSLALLLRQAASARVRLGTRDCYRSISGQVAVSRTWTSRGNSACAATVQYHPDGRPKGTSMHGWGKAADFSEATPMSFSSPGFRFLQAHAGRLGWNHPGWAKPGGGPCPEPWHWEWVGDGGTMDLPPVPADVVAVLPAADDAGHAVVTGLGDVRPRGSATSHGSATSIPLNWVVVGAAPAPDRAGYWLLGGDGGVFSFGSAGFHGSAGDMRLNAPIVGMAAAPDGGGYWLVASDGGVFSFGSASFHGSAADRGLATPAVGMAPTSAGDGYLIATADGTVWPEARLGSSRRPVAGAAR
- a CDS encoding cysteine dioxygenase family protein, whose protein sequence is MTTSLESLVTTVDSALGDTRLTTDRARAEAMRPAMEALLADPDGVPAWAEQPHEGGAVGNLLHADPAGRFHVLAVVFPEGTSSGVHLHGCWGVIGYLRGGDEETRYVERDGEPVEDSRYVWHQGDVTYLLPEEGEGWHRVRNPGPGDGVSVHVLCRTPAEHPHLFWDRDARHAVDFPFVEVAPDRWVARLVG
- a CDS encoding DUF3536 domain-containing protein; this encodes MNVPKASGHGGGAPERALVVHGHFYQPPRENPWTETVPVEPSAAPAHDWNERITAESYRPNGWARVVDDHDRVVAIVNNYAHLSFNVGPTLASWLDEHAPDVLARMVAGDRAGGGAVAQAFNHMILPLASERDVRTQVRWGQADFRHRFGREPEGIWLPETAVNDAVLTVLAEEGIGFTILAPGQAKCSRPLGGDEPWVDAAEDGIDTRRTYRWRHPERRDLGLDLVFYDGALSHDIAFGASGMASDVLVARAADAAAPAGLACVATDGETFGHHHRFAERVLAHALPVVAPQAGMRVTNLADHLRAAPPTWEVEVWESAWSCTHGVERWANDCGCSTGGLPGSDQRWRASLREALDVLRDAGVEVFERRGSAVLVEPWAARDAYGKVVVGARGLEDFAAEHVKGSGADDAILTEALTLLEQQRHALLMYTSCAWFFWDLAGLETVQCLRYAARAIDLLEELGEDPPVASFLDVLSRAQSNQPEEGDGTRVWHHHVVPARVDERRVVAHLALVELLGGLAGDDLGAFAVEARSVRHAASGSIVAVAGTATLRHRRTGRRTAHAWSAVHLGGLQIRGASRPSDEASDGLAADDLFAAIESGAAATTVLDLLSACFGPETFGIESALPGSAEVLLAMAATDLDRDVAEAVARAVAGDADGTDLVLSLLRLAEHLEVHVDLAPAQEVVYDALVGGPEVAPAHLRLLGMQLGLAVERLGLPAQEPSGPVDS
- a CDS encoding D-cysteine desulfhydrase family protein; its protein translation is MLDRRVPLASALPTPLERLDRLADALDLPPGTLWVKRDDLTGLGGGGNKVRKLEHLCADAIVQGCDVLVTGGGRQSNHVRLTVAAANRLGMDARVVLTSTRPSVPTGNVLLDELLGADVVWAGTLDYYGAEAAIDEAADALEAEGRRPYRMPVGGASVVGALGYVAAALELREQLPDVGLVVVADGSGGTHAGLVAGLGDHGLVLGVDVGTRPDLTERVPEKALEAAALAGLPAPIGEIRLDRDRFGDGYGSPTPEAREALDLAARHEGLLLDPVYTGKAMAGLVAAAREGRIEPGTKVVFLHTGGLPAIFARGFADWVRDGVAR